A region of the Blastocatellia bacterium genome:
TATTCCAGCTTAACGGCTTGGCCACATCTGAGCTTGGGAGACTTGACGGAGCGATTAAGAACGTTTTACCTGGCCGGCATTGAAGATGATCCACGACATGGCGTCGTCATTGATTATCTTCCGCATCAACAGCCCACCTGTCGTGAATTTTATGCGATCCGCGAGCTGACCGGTGGCGTGGAGCAAGGCATGGGCATCATTGACCCTCGTGAAATTGTCCGCCGAGAAAGGACGTTTTATTACCGGCGCCAAGACACGTGGGTTCCCATCCGTCGCGTCTATTCTCGATTGGTTTACTCAGATATTGTGCGGCTGGAATCCGAAGCATCGTCCGATCAATTACACACCATCCATCGGTTTTTTCAAGAAGCAGAGCAGGTGACGTGGATCAACCATCCGCTTCATTTTTTCTATGGGTCGAAGGCTGATTTTGCCGATTTTCATCAAAGCAATCTGTCGCCGTTTCTGCCGGCCACAGAGCGGATCACAACTGAATTGATCAAGCGTCAGTTTTCACAACGCCATGGTGAGGATAGGCTCGTCGGATTTGTGCTGAAGCCACCCGACTTGCAAAGTGGCAAGGATGTGACCCTAGACCCGCGGATCTCTGACCTGAAGCCGGGATGGATATTACAACGCCAAATACATCCGGCAGCATGTCATGCTACGTTGCATGGTCCGCGCACACCCGAAATTCGCATCATGTGTTTGCCCGATGAACAAGGACAACTCATCGCCGGGTTGATGTTCAATCGTGTCAAAGCGGCTGAGGTATTTCTGTCCAATGCCGGACATACAGCGAAATTGAACATTCCCGGCACCGGCGAAGGTTATGGCATCGTCGTTTACGAACAGCATGCGCTGGCTAAGTAGTAGCGGCTGCTTCCAGCTCATGCTGAGGAATATCAAAGTTGGCAAACACGTGTTGGACGTCGTCGTGCTCATCCAATGCTTCATAGAGTTTGAGCATCATCTGAGCATCCTTGCCGGAAATTTTCACGTAGTTTTGCGGCAGTTTCGTGATGCTGGCTGAGGTTGGCTCCAAGCCGGCTTGTTTCACTGCCGACAGCACAGCCTCGAAGTTCTCAGGCGCCGTGATAATCTCAAACGCGCCCTCTTCTTCGGTGACGTCGTCGGCGCCGGCTTCAATGGCCAGCGCGTAGATCTGATCTTCAGAGACGCTGCCTTTATCGAACGTGATGTATCCTTTGGTCTCGAACATCCAGGCCACGCATCCGCTTTCGCCCAGGTTGCCATTATGGCGGGAGAAGAGATGTCGCAGTTCGGACACCGTTCGGTTTTTATTGGAGGTTACCGCTTCCACCATGATGGCCACGCCACCGGGTCCATAGCCTTCGTAAACGACTTCTTCAAGGCTCTCGCCGGCGATCTTGCCTGTGCCACGATCAATCGCCCGCTGGATCGTATCGTTGGGCATGTTGGCTGCTTTCGCATCGCTGATCGCTTTTCTCAGGCGGGGATTGGCATCAGGGTCGCCGCCGCCGCGAGCTGCAATGGTTAATTCACGAATCAGCTTCGTGAACAGCTTGCCGCGCTTCGCATCGAGCGCCCCTTTCTTATGTTTAATGCTATGCCACTTGGAGTGTCCTGACATAATCTCCTCGGCGTGTCGAGTTGGAGCGGAAATATAACATTTGGATAGAGCGCTTGGCAAATTGGCCGGACGGCCGATAAGCGACTGAGCGAGTGTCATCAGCTCTCAACTGATCCATCGTGTTGCCTGACGCAGGCGCAGAGCAGTGCGTTGTTGGCCGATGGTGACGATCACATCAAAAATCCCTGGGGTGGCAGCGCTTCCTGTCAAAGCCGTGCGTACCGCGTTGATCAGAATGCCTGCTTTCAGGCCTCGCTCGGCAGCCAGTTGTCGCAATACGGCTTCAGTTGATTCCAGCGTGAAGGAGTCCAGTTGTTCATATCTGTGAGCTAACTCGGGCAGCAGCTCTTTCAGTTCTGGTCGGCTCAGATTTTGAGCAACTGCTTCCGGTTGCATGGTGAAATCGTCAGATAAGTAGGGCCGTCCGGCCTCAACGAAGTAGGTCAGCGTGCGCGCTCGCGATTTGAGCAGCTCAATAAACTGACAGAACCACTGACGTTGCTCGCCGGCATAGGCTTCATTCCAGAGGTTGGCCTTGATGAGCTCAGACCGGACAAATGGAATCAAGGCTTCGGTGGACATTTTACCGAGGTGCTGGGCGTTGACCCATAGCGCTTTGTCCGGATCAAAAATAGCGTTGGTCTTGCTGATGCCTTCCAGGGAGAATGCGGCAATCAGTTCGGGCGTGGTGAACAGTTCTTGTTTGCTGGCGCCCGGCGACCAGCCCAGCAACGCCAGAAAATTCCTAAAAGCCTCCGGCAAGAAACCCATGTCACGATAGGCAGTGACGCTGGTGGCGCCGTGGCGCTTCGAGAGGCGTGTGCGGTCGGGGCCGAGAATGAGCGGCAGATGCGTGAAACAGGGCAGCGACAAGCCCAACGCCTGATAGAGCAGCACCTGTTTGGGGGTGTTGGACAAGTGATCGGCACCGCGAATGACGTGGCTGATGCGCATTTGAGCATCATCCACCACCACGCTCAGGTGATACGTGGGATGCCCATCCGAGCGCAACAGCACAAAGTCTTCGATCATGGCGTTCTGCACCTGGATACGTCCGAAGACCACGTCATCAAATTGTGTTGTGCCTTCCAAGGGGACCTTAAACCTGATAGCGCGTGGCGCGCCAGCGTCAAGCTTTGATTGAATCTCCTGGTTTGTCAGTGAGCGGCAGGCGCGGTCGTATTGGGCATCGCGCTTTTGTTGGAGGGCGCGCTGACGCTTGATGGCCAATTCTTGTGGTGAGCAAAAACAATAGTAGGCGTGGCCTGATTCGACCAAGGCATGCGCTGTTTGCTGGTAGAGAGGCAATCGCTGAGATTGAAAGTAAGGTCCTTCATCCCAGTCCAGCTCCAGCCAACGAAGACCCTCCAGGATTCCCTCGACCATCTCTGAGGATGAGCGTTCCGCGTCTGTGTCTTCGATGCGGAGGATGAACGTCCCGTGATGCTTGCGAGCAAACAACCAATTGAAGAGCGCCGTGCGCGCGCCACCAACGTGAAGAAAGCCGGTGGGTGAAGGAGCGAAGCGAACGCGAATATCGGTCATATACAAAAACGAAAGGCAAGCTGCTGCCAGCTTGCCTTGGAATAAGTGCTGGCGGAGGGGGTGGGATTCGAACCCACGGAAGGCTGTTACACCCTCAACGGTTTAGCAAACCGCCGCACTAGGCCGGACTATGCGACCCCTCCTGCGTGCTATGTCTCTCTGTTACTAACTCGAATTCATCGCTCAGTATCTCGCTTGACGTTACTTTATGAAGTGAGTCCCTAGTATCTCCGAACGGCGAGAGCTTTGTCAAGATTCTATCGTCGGACGGCATAATATCCTTCGCGCGCGTAAGCAATGTAGGCTGGATTGCTTGTTTCCACGCGAATGCGGCGGAACCGGCCATCGAAATTCAAGTTTTGCGGAACGTAGTGCAGGACATATTGGGCGTTTAGTTCCTGCGCGATGTCGTTGTAGACAGAAGTCAGATCATATTGGCTCACCGGGAAATAGATTTTGCCGCCCGTTCGTTCGGCCAGCGAGATGAGCCAGCGTTCTGATTCATCTAACGCCTGAAGCAGCCATTGAATCTGCAGGTCGCGCGGGTCTAATGCGCGGAAGATTGAAGGCGAGCGAATGCCTCGCAGATACTCGCGGAGCGCCTTGGTCTTACTGATGACATAGACGCTGGCCTCCGCCCGTTGTATCGCTTCAAAGGCTTCCGCCGCTGATTTGGGATGTTTACCTTGGTAGGTATCAACGCCATCAGTCAACAACAGGATCGTGCGGCGGCCATCAATTTGAGATAGCTTGAGCGCTGCTTCGTACAGGGCGTTGTAAAAGGCTGTGTTTCCCGTGGCCGGCAAATTCATCAAAGCCCGTTCAAGACGGAGTTTGTCTGATGTCCAATCCTCAAGCAGCCGCACGGTGTCGTTAAATTGGTAAATGCAGACGCGGTCGTTAGGGCGCAATTGCGTGATGACGGAGAGGGCTGCCAACCGGATGTTGTCAATTTCCGTCTGCACGCTGCCGGATACGTCAATCAACATCACGATGTGAGCGGCTACCGAGTCAGCGTAAAATCCGGTCAGCTCTTGTCGGCGACCATCTTCGTACAGTATGAAGTCGGATTTGGTCAGACCTTGAATAGGCCGACCATAGCGGTTTCGCACGGTGACCGGCACGACAACTTCCGTCGTCGAAAGCCTGACCGCCTCATCGCTCTCGGAAGCGGCTGTGGAAGGCGGCGGCGATTCACGGCGGTGCCGACCGCTTTGAGCGACCGATGACCCTTGACACAAGATCAAAATGACAAGCGTCAACCAGCAAGAGAATTTTTTCATGGGGGCTAATTATGCCAGATGCCGGCACGCCGGGACAAGCCAAAGGGCGGGCGGTTGTGCTATCATTACGCCTCAACCTGAACGTGAAAACGTTTCGAACTCAGCTAGAAGCGAGGTGATTCATTGAGCACCAAAATTGATCAAACCGGTCAGTCGCCCTATCTGGAATACACCATTCTCTGCGAAGACGTGCGGCTGGAAGCAGGGAATAAGCTAACGATTGTCGGCGTCTTTCAAGGCATCTTTGTGCCTCAATTGCCCGTCACGATTCTGAAATTTGCTGTGCTGAATCATTGGCGAG
Encoded here:
- a CDS encoding YebC/PmpR family DNA-binding transcriptional regulator, producing MSGHSKWHSIKHKKGALDAKRGKLFTKLIRELTIAARGGGDPDANPRLRKAISDAKAANMPNDTIQRAIDRGTGKIAGESLEEVVYEGYGPGGVAIMVEAVTSNKNRTVSELRHLFSRHNGNLGESGCVAWMFETKGYITFDKGSVSEDQIYALAIEAGADDVTEEEGAFEIITAPENFEAVLSAVKQAGLEPTSASITKLPQNYVKISGKDAQMMLKLYEALDEHDDVQHVFANFDIPQHELEAAATT
- the gltX gene encoding glutamate--tRNA ligase produces the protein MTDIRVRFAPSPTGFLHVGGARTALFNWLFARKHHGTFILRIEDTDAERSSSEMVEGILEGLRWLELDWDEGPYFQSQRLPLYQQTAHALVESGHAYYCFCSPQELAIKRQRALQQKRDAQYDRACRSLTNQEIQSKLDAGAPRAIRFKVPLEGTTQFDDVVFGRIQVQNAMIEDFVLLRSDGHPTYHLSVVVDDAQMRISHVIRGADHLSNTPKQVLLYQALGLSLPCFTHLPLILGPDRTRLSKRHGATSVTAYRDMGFLPEAFRNFLALLGWSPGASKQELFTTPELIAAFSLEGISKTNAIFDPDKALWVNAQHLGKMSTEALIPFVRSELIKANLWNEAYAGEQRQWFCQFIELLKSRARTLTYFVEAGRPYLSDDFTMQPEAVAQNLSRPELKELLPELAHRYEQLDSFTLESTEAVLRQLAAERGLKAGILINAVRTALTGSAATPGIFDVIVTIGQQRTALRLRQATRWIS
- a CDS encoding VWA domain-containing protein, yielding MKKFSCWLTLVILILCQGSSVAQSGRHRRESPPPSTAASESDEAVRLSTTEVVVPVTVRNRYGRPIQGLTKSDFILYEDGRRQELTGFYADSVAAHIVMLIDVSGSVQTEIDNIRLAALSVITQLRPNDRVCIYQFNDTVRLLEDWTSDKLRLERALMNLPATGNTAFYNALYEAALKLSQIDGRRTILLLTDGVDTYQGKHPKSAAEAFEAIQRAEASVYVISKTKALREYLRGIRSPSIFRALDPRDLQIQWLLQALDESERWLISLAERTGGKIYFPVSQYDLTSVYNDIAQELNAQYVLHYVPQNLNFDGRFRRIRVETSNPAYIAYAREGYYAVRR